A single Oryctolagus cuniculus chromosome 18, mOryCun1.1, whole genome shotgun sequence DNA region contains:
- the SELENOV gene encoding selenoprotein V isoform X1, which produces MNNQARTPAPAQARTSSVVRASAPTRVSTQIRTPATGWTPTPVQASTPVRTQTPVPASTPFWPPTPVPASSPVRTPTLVQASTPVRTPTLGQASTPVRTPTPVQALTPVRTPTPVQTLTPVRTPTPVQASTPVRTPTPASTPVRSPTLVQTLNLVRILSPGRTPTPGRTPTPVGTPTPVGTPTPVRTPAPVGTPTPVRTPAPVRTPAPVGTPNPVRTPAPVSTPAPAGTPAPVWTPAPVRSPAAVWSLTPVRTPTLAWLPGPLAPGPGAVPASDASLNTALVLEPSLEPSLEPSLEPAPEPALSEAAPAPLWSLKRGRLSSAVAAPAPEPPPALSASAAAVLGATRFTNSSGPGPAPEPGPEPGPEPAPKPAPSAISVCSNAAASTSKTLQIDKRILVRVVYCGLUSYGLRYILLKKNLEELFPDCLLFEEERATQASGEFEVFVNGKLVHSKKKGDGFVDEVKLRKIVTAINEEIKKSRCVQSAP; this is translated from the exons ATGAACAACCAGGCGCGGACCCCAGCTCCCGCCCAGGCCCGGACCTCAAGTGTCGTCCGGGCTTCGGCCCCTACCCGGGTTTCCACCCAGATCCGGACTCCAGCTACAGGCTGGACCCCGACCCCAGTCCAGGCCTCGACTCCAGTCCGGACCCAGACCCCGGTCCCAGCCTCGACCCCGTTCTGGCCCCCGACCCCAGTTCCAGCCTCGAGCCCGGTCAGGACCCCGACCCTGGTCCAGGCCTCAACCCCGGTCCGGACCCCGACCCTGGGCCAGGCGTCGACCCCGGTCCGGACCCCGACCCCGGTCCAGGCCTTGACTCCGGTCCGGACCCCGACCCCGGTCCAGACCTTGACTCCGGTCCGGACCCCGACCCCAGTCCAGGCCTCGACCCCGGTCCGGACTCCGACCCCGGCCTCGACCCCGGTCCGGTCCCCGACTCTGGTCCAGACTTTAAATCTGGTTCGGATCCTGTCTCCAGGCCGTACCCCGACCCCAGGCCGTACCCCAACTCCGGTCGGGACCCCGACTCCGGTGGGGACCCCGACTCCAGTCCGAACCCCGGCGCCAGTCGGGACCCCGACTCCGGTCCGGACCCCAGCCCCAGTGAGGACCCCTGCTCCGGTCGGAACTCCGAATCCGGTTCGGACCCCGGCTCCGGTCTCGACCCCAGCTCCGGCCGGAACCCCGGCTCCGGTCTGGACCCCGGCTCCGGTTCGGAGCCCGGCCGCGGTCTGGTCCCTGACTCCAGTTCGGACCCCGACTCTGGCCTGGTTGCCAGGCCCGCTAGCCCCGGGCCCGGGCGCGGTGCCGGCCTCGGACGCCTCCCTGAACACGGCACTCGTCTTGGAGCCGTCCCTGGAGCCGTCCCTGGAGCCGTCCCTGGAGCCCGCCCCGGAGCCGGCGCTGTCGGAGGCGGCTCCCGCGCCGCTGTGGAGCCTGAAGCGCGGGCGGCTGTCGAGCGCCGTCGCCGCGCCCGCCCCGGAGCCGCCTCCCGCGCTCTCGGCGTCCGCCGCTGCTGTCCTGGGGGCCACCCGGTTCACCAACTCCTCGGGCCCTGGGCCCGCCCCAGAGCCCGGCCCGGAGCCCGGCCCGGAGCCCGCGCCGAAGCCCGCCCCTTCGGCCATCTCCGTGTGCTCCAACGCGGCGGCCTCCACCAGCAAGACCCTCCAAATCGACAAGAGAATCTTGGTCCGAGTCGTTTACTG TGGCCTCTGAAGCTATGGCCTTCGG TACATTCTACTGAAAAAGAACCTGGAGGAGCTATTTCCAGATTGTCTGCTCTTT gaggaggagagagctacccaggcctctggggagtttgaagtgtttgtgaatgggaaacTGGTTCATTCCAAGAAG AAAGGTGATGGCTTTGTGGACGAGGTCAAGCTGCGGAAAATTGTGACTGCTATCAacgaagagatcaagaaaag CAGGTGCGTGCAGAGTGCTCCGTAG
- the SELENOV gene encoding selenoprotein V isoform X2 — protein MNNQARTPAPAQARTSSVVRASAPTRVSTQIRTPATGWTPTPVQASTPVRTQTPVPASTPFWPPTPVPASSPVRTPTLVQASTPVRTPTLGQASTPVRTPTPVQALTPVRTPTPVQTLTPVRTPTPVQASTPVRTPTPASTPVRSPTLVQTLNLVRILSPGRTPTPGRTPTPVGTPTPVGTPTPVRTPAPVGTPTPVRTPAPVRTPAPVGTPNPVRTPAPVSTPAPAGTPAPVWTPAPVRSPAAVWSLTPVRTPTLAWLPGPLAPGPGAVPASDASLNTALVLEPSLEPSLEPSLEPAPEPALSEAAPAPLWSLKRGRLSSAVAAPAPEPPPALSASAAAVLGATRFTNSSGPGPAPEPGPEPGPEPAPKPAPSAISVCSNAAASTSKTLQIDKRILVRVVYCGLUSYGLRYILLKKNLEELFPDCLLFEEERATQASGEFEVFVNGKLVHSKKKGDGFVDEVKLRKIVTAINEEIKKRCVQSAP, from the exons ATGAACAACCAGGCGCGGACCCCAGCTCCCGCCCAGGCCCGGACCTCAAGTGTCGTCCGGGCTTCGGCCCCTACCCGGGTTTCCACCCAGATCCGGACTCCAGCTACAGGCTGGACCCCGACCCCAGTCCAGGCCTCGACTCCAGTCCGGACCCAGACCCCGGTCCCAGCCTCGACCCCGTTCTGGCCCCCGACCCCAGTTCCAGCCTCGAGCCCGGTCAGGACCCCGACCCTGGTCCAGGCCTCAACCCCGGTCCGGACCCCGACCCTGGGCCAGGCGTCGACCCCGGTCCGGACCCCGACCCCGGTCCAGGCCTTGACTCCGGTCCGGACCCCGACCCCGGTCCAGACCTTGACTCCGGTCCGGACCCCGACCCCAGTCCAGGCCTCGACCCCGGTCCGGACTCCGACCCCGGCCTCGACCCCGGTCCGGTCCCCGACTCTGGTCCAGACTTTAAATCTGGTTCGGATCCTGTCTCCAGGCCGTACCCCGACCCCAGGCCGTACCCCAACTCCGGTCGGGACCCCGACTCCGGTGGGGACCCCGACTCCAGTCCGAACCCCGGCGCCAGTCGGGACCCCGACTCCGGTCCGGACCCCAGCCCCAGTGAGGACCCCTGCTCCGGTCGGAACTCCGAATCCGGTTCGGACCCCGGCTCCGGTCTCGACCCCAGCTCCGGCCGGAACCCCGGCTCCGGTCTGGACCCCGGCTCCGGTTCGGAGCCCGGCCGCGGTCTGGTCCCTGACTCCAGTTCGGACCCCGACTCTGGCCTGGTTGCCAGGCCCGCTAGCCCCGGGCCCGGGCGCGGTGCCGGCCTCGGACGCCTCCCTGAACACGGCACTCGTCTTGGAGCCGTCCCTGGAGCCGTCCCTGGAGCCGTCCCTGGAGCCCGCCCCGGAGCCGGCGCTGTCGGAGGCGGCTCCCGCGCCGCTGTGGAGCCTGAAGCGCGGGCGGCTGTCGAGCGCCGTCGCCGCGCCCGCCCCGGAGCCGCCTCCCGCGCTCTCGGCGTCCGCCGCTGCTGTCCTGGGGGCCACCCGGTTCACCAACTCCTCGGGCCCTGGGCCCGCCCCAGAGCCCGGCCCGGAGCCCGGCCCGGAGCCCGCGCCGAAGCCCGCCCCTTCGGCCATCTCCGTGTGCTCCAACGCGGCGGCCTCCACCAGCAAGACCCTCCAAATCGACAAGAGAATCTTGGTCCGAGTCGTTTACTG TGGCCTCTGAAGCTATGGCCTTCGG TACATTCTACTGAAAAAGAACCTGGAGGAGCTATTTCCAGATTGTCTGCTCTTT gaggaggagagagctacccaggcctctggggagtttgaagtgtttgtgaatgggaaacTGGTTCATTCCAAGAAG AAAGGTGATGGCTTTGTGGACGAGGTCAAGCTGCGGAAAATTGTGACTGCTATCAacgaagagatcaagaaaag GTGCGTGCAGAGTGCTCCGTAG
- the DLL3 gene encoding delta-like protein 3 — MASLRMPLLVAQTVILALFCLPQARPAGVFELQIHSFGPGPGPGAPRSPCSARGPCRLFFRVCLKPGVSDEAAESPCALGAALSARGPIYTEQPGVPAPALALPDGLLRVPFRDAWPGTFSLVIETWRQQLGEQMGGPSWSLLARVAGRRRLAAGGPWARDVQRAGAWELRFSYRARCEPPAVGAACARLCRSRSAPSRCGPGLRPCAPAQDECEAPPACRAGCSPEHGFCEQPDECRCLEGWTGPLCTVPVSTSSCLSPRGPPSAAAAGCPAPGPGPCDGNPCANGGSCSETPGAFECACPRGFYGLRCEVSGVTCADGPCFNGGLCVGGADPDSAYICHCPPGFQGSNCEKRVDRCSLQPCRNGGLCLDLGHALRCRCRPGFAGPRCEHDLDDCARRACANGGTCVEGGGARRCSCALGFGGRDCRERADPCATRPCAHGGRCYAHFSGLVCACAPGYMGARCEFPVHADGADGGAGALPAAPRQGDAQRFLWPPALGLLVAAGLAGAALLLLHVRRRGLRRDAGSRLLAATPEPPVHALPDALNNLRTQEGPGDGLSSSADWDGPEDGDSRGIYVISAPALCAREA; from the exons ATGGCGTCTCTGAGGATGCCCCTGCTCGTGGCCCAGACGGTGATCCTGGCGCTCTTTTGCCTTCCCCAG GCTCGGCCGGCCGGCGTCTTCGAGCTGCAGATCCACTCCTTCGGGCCGGGCCCAGGCCCGGGGGCCCCGCGGTCCCCGTGCAGCGCCCGGGGGCCCTGCCGCCTCTTCTTCAGAGTCTGCCTGAAGCCCGGCGTCTCCGACGAGGCCGCCGAGTCCCCGTGTGCCCTTGGCGCGGCGCTGAGCGCGCGCGGCCCCATCTACACCGAGCAGCCCGGAGTGCCCGCGCCCGCCTTGGCGCTGCCCGACGGTCTCCTGCGCGTGCCCTTCCGAGACGCCTGGCCG GGCACCTTCTCCCTCGTCATTGAGACCTGGAGACAGCAGTTAGGGGAGCAGATGGGAG GGCCCTCCTGGAGTCTGCTGGCGCGTGTGGCTGGCCGGCGGCGCCTGGCAGCCGGGGGCCCGTGGGCCCGGGACGTGCAGCGCGCAGGCGCCTGGGAGCTGCGCTTCTCCTACCGCGCGCGCTGCGAGCCGCCGGCCGTCGGGGCCGCGTGCGCGCGCCTCTGCCGCTCGCGCAGCGCCCCCTCGCGGTGTGGCCCGGGACTGCGCCCCTGCGCGCCGGCTCAGGACGAGTGCGAGGCGCCGC CCGCGTGTCGAGCAGGCTGCAGCCCCGAGCACGGCTTCTGCGAGCAGCCCGACGAGTGCCGCTGCCTGGAGGGCTGGACCGGGCCCCTCTGTACCGTCCCTGTCTCCACCAGCAGCTGCCTCAGCCCCAGGGGCCCGCCctctgccgccgccgccggaTGCCCCGCGCCTGGGCCCGGGCCCTGCGACGGGAACCCGTGCGCCAACGGGGGCAGCTGCAGC GAGACGCCTGGGGCCTTCGAATGCGCCTGTCCCCGCGGGTTCTACGGGCTGCGGTGCGAGGTGAGCGGGGTGACGTGTGCCGACGGGCCCTGCTTCAACGGGGGCCTGTGTGTTGGGGGCGCAGACCCCGACTCTGCCTACATCTGCCACTGCCCCCCCGGGTTCCAAGGCTCCAACTGTGAGAAGAGGGTGGATCGGtgcagcctgcagccctgccGCAACG GCGGCCTCTGCCTGGACCTGGGCCACGCCCTgcgctgccgctgccgccccGGCTTCGCGGGCCCGCGCTGTGAGCACGACCTGGACGACTGCGCCCGCCGCGCCTGCGCCAATGGCGGCACGTGCGTGGAGGGCGGCGGCGCGCGCCGCTGCTCCTGCGCGCTGGGCTTCGGCGGCCGCGACTGCCGCGAGCGCGCCGACCCGTGCGCCACGCGCCCCTGCGCCCACGGCGGCCGCTGCTACGCCCATTTCTCGGGCCTCGTCTGCGCCTGCGCGCCCGGCTACATGGGCGCGCGCTGCGAGTTCCCGGTTCACGCCGACGGCGCGGACGGAGGCGCGGGCGCGCTGCCCGCGGCCCCGAGGCAGGGCGACGCGCAGCGCTTCCTTTGGCCGCCGGCTCTGGGGCTGCTGGTGGCCGCGGGCTTGGCCGGTGCGGCCCTCCTGCTGCTCCACGTGCGCCGCCGTGGGCTTCGCCGGGATGCCGGGTCTCGTCTGCTGGCTGCGACCCCGGAGCCGCCGGTCCACGCGCTCCCGGACGCCCTCAACAACTTGAGGACGCAGGAGGGCCCCGGGGACGGCCTGAG CTCCTCAGCGGACTGGGATGGCCCCGAAGATGGAGACTCCCGGGGGATCTACGTCATTTCTGCGCCCGCCCTGTGTGCTCGGGAG GCCTGa